A DNA window from Boseongicola sp. contains the following coding sequences:
- the deoD gene encoding purine-nucleoside phosphorylase yields the protein MTVHIGAKEGDIAETVLLPGDPYRAKWAAETYLENPRLINEVRGMLGFTGTYKGNPVTIHGSGMGMPSISIYANELIKDYGAKTLIRIGSCGGMQEKVKVRDVIVAMTATSLSTPSRGIFKEVNFAPCADWSLLRGAVAAAEGRDVGVHVGGIYSSDVFYDERPDLNEQMQRHGILGVEMEAAFS from the coding sequence ATGACCGTCCACATTGGTGCCAAAGAAGGTGACATCGCTGAAACCGTTCTGCTGCCGGGGGATCCTTATCGGGCCAAATGGGCAGCGGAAACCTATCTTGAGAACCCACGTTTGATCAACGAAGTCAGGGGGATGCTGGGGTTTACGGGGACGTATAAGGGCAATCCGGTGACGATCCATGGATCGGGCATGGGGATGCCCTCGATCTCGATCTATGCCAACGAGTTGATCAAGGATTATGGTGCTAAGACGTTGATCCGTATCGGATCTTGCGGCGGGATGCAGGAAAAGGTGAAGGTGCGCGATGTGATTGTCGCGATGACGGCAACTTCGCTTTCGACACCTTCGCGGGGGATTTTCAAAGAAGTTAATTTTGCGCCCTGTGCGGATTGGAGTTTGCTGCGCGGAGCGGTGGCTGCGGCGGAAGGCCGGGACGTTGGGGTGCATGTTGGCGGGATATATTCGTCGGATGTTTTCTATGACGAACGACCCGATCTGAATGAACAGATGCAGCGGCATGGGATCTTAGGCGTCGAGATGGAAGCGGCCTTTTCTTAA
- a CDS encoding DUF4329 domain-containing protein: MRCLMLFAIMLPAAACAQETGERELVQQVFTNLQPISIANNREYCGYIGYTAQGLLVASSPARGDEDSCEPEDPANIDVIIASYHTHGSFSHEYSNEVPSGEDLEADEAEGIDGWVATPGGRLWYVDIDEIVTSQICGLGCLPFDPNFIEGDMGHVALSYTYEELVEKLEEDS, translated from the coding sequence ATGCGCTGCCTCATGCTTTTTGCTATCATGCTGCCAGCTGCAGCCTGTGCCCAGGAAACGGGCGAGCGTGAGTTAGTGCAACAAGTCTTCACAAACCTCCAACCCATCTCGATTGCCAACAACCGCGAGTATTGCGGATACATCGGTTACACCGCCCAAGGCCTCCTGGTCGCGTCAAGCCCAGCACGCGGAGACGAAGACTCATGCGAACCCGAAGACCCTGCAAATATTGATGTAATCATAGCCTCCTACCATACCCATGGCAGCTTCTCGCATGAATATTCAAACGAAGTTCCCTCCGGCGAAGACTTGGAGGCGGACGAGGCAGAAGGCATCGACGGCTGGGTCGCAACTCCCGGCGGTCGCCTATGGTACGTCGACATCGACGAAATTGTAACAAGCCAAATCTGTGGTCTCGGCTGCTTGCCGTTTGATCCAAACTTCATCGAAGGCGACATGGGGCATGTCGCGCTCAGTTACACCTATGAAGAGCTGGTCGAAAAACTGGAAGAAGACAGCTAA
- a CDS encoding cell envelope integrity protein CreD, with the protein MFQSPGLRFIAVGILTLLMFIPLNMVSSVINDRANYSGQTINDLSHEWGGAQRLSGPQIIVPVTEDVTYDRRREAVDALTGLTLRDDKGNPIFEHYQETITEARPPVYLYPEDLDIQLTSRSQTRSRGIFNVPVYTTDALLNFTFNTDLIEPSSTAEEVIHWDETRLNIYLSSNRALRGEAQLTSAGRPLTLEPISQSAKKQTGITTLLGDPRETGPFVLSLTMNGAQHLAATATGRTTTVSINSDWPDPSFFGNFLPDAREITENGFTAEWIVPHLARSLPQVARENFDPTARKSASMGVRFITPNDFYQKAYRSARYGILFIALTFLTILLLDRAGKKPAHPVQYLMVGLAQSVFVLLMVAYAEQIGFGAAYLLAAGATIGLLTIFGATALKLGRRAMVLAAMLITVYAVLYLILRSADFALLAGSTLAFVALAGTMILTRNEDWHGPQREPRQWFRRKTPPPAPTT; encoded by the coding sequence ATGTTCCAATCTCCGGGCCTGCGCTTCATCGCCGTCGGCATCCTCACACTATTGATGTTCATCCCCCTCAATATGGTTTCCAGCGTCATTAACGACCGCGCAAATTACTCGGGCCAAACCATCAATGATCTCAGTCACGAGTGGGGCGGTGCCCAACGTCTGAGTGGCCCGCAAATCATTGTCCCTGTCACCGAAGATGTCACCTACGACCGTCGCCGCGAAGCCGTAGATGCTCTTACTGGCCTCACGCTGCGCGATGACAAAGGCAACCCGATTTTCGAGCATTATCAAGAAACTATCACTGAAGCGCGCCCGCCCGTTTACCTCTACCCCGAGGACCTCGATATCCAACTCACCAGCCGCAGCCAGACCCGGTCGCGCGGCATTTTCAACGTGCCGGTCTACACGACGGACGCGCTGTTGAACTTCACTTTCAACACCGATCTGATCGAACCCAGCTCGACAGCAGAAGAGGTCATTCACTGGGACGAGACGCGCCTCAACATTTACCTGTCCTCAAATCGCGCACTCCGAGGCGAGGCGCAGCTAACCTCGGCAGGGCGCCCCCTGACATTAGAGCCGATCTCGCAAAGCGCTAAAAAACAAACCGGAATCACGACATTGCTTGGCGATCCGCGTGAAACTGGCCCCTTCGTTCTGTCCCTCACAATGAACGGCGCGCAACATCTGGCCGCAACAGCCACCGGACGCACAACTACAGTCAGCATCAACAGCGACTGGCCCGACCCCAGTTTTTTTGGAAACTTCCTGCCGGACGCCCGGGAAATAACGGAAAATGGCTTTACGGCCGAATGGATCGTTCCCCATCTTGCCCGGTCGCTGCCACAAGTGGCACGCGAAAACTTCGACCCGACGGCCCGGAAATCAGCCTCCATGGGCGTGCGGTTCATCACGCCAAACGACTTTTACCAGAAAGCCTACCGTTCGGCGCGTTATGGAATTCTTTTCATCGCTCTTACATTCTTGACCATTCTTCTTCTGGATCGCGCCGGAAAAAAACCTGCGCACCCCGTGCAATATCTGATGGTCGGCCTCGCACAGTCGGTTTTTGTATTGTTAATGGTGGCTTACGCCGAGCAAATCGGCTTCGGAGCGGCCTACTTGCTTGCAGCGGGCGCAACGATCGGTCTGTTAACCATTTTCGGGGCGACAGCGTTGAAATTGGGTCGTCGCGCCATGGTGCTCGCCGCGATGCTGATCACCGTATACGCCGTGCTCTACCTGATCTTACGCAGCGCTGATTTCGCGCTTCTGGCGGGCTCAACTCTCGCCTTCGTCGCCCTTGCAGGCACCATGATCCTGACCCGCAACGAAGACTGGCACGGACCTCAGCGTGAACCGCGACAGTGGTTCCGACGCAAGACGCCCCCTCCCGCACCTACGACTTAA